Proteins encoded within one genomic window of Jiangella mangrovi:
- the lpdA gene encoding dihydrolipoyl dehydrogenase, with the protein MADTAAFDVLILGGGSGGYAAALRASGLGLNVALIEKDKVGGTCLHNGCIPTKALLHAAEVADQSRESEQFGVKTSFEGIDMPGVNAYKDGIVARLYKGLQGLVKANKVTLIEGEGQLVAPNAVEVDGTRYEGRNVILATGSRSRSLPGLEIDGTHVLSSTEALALDRVPSSVVVLGGGVIGVEFASVWRSFGAEVTIVEALPRLVPAEDEASSKVVERTFRKRGIGFKTGVRFAGVEKRDGGVTVSLENGETIDAEVLLVAVGRGPVTENLGYEENGITLDRGFVVTDERLRTSVPNVYAVGDLVPGLQLAHRGFAHGIFVAEHIAGLNPVPVDDLGIPKVTYCDPEVASVGLTEAQAKERLGDDKVQAFEYNLAGNGKSQILKTQGFAKVVREKDGPVIGIHLVGARVGELIGEAQLIYNWEAMPYEVAQQIHPHPTQSEALGEAHMALAGKPLHVHG; encoded by the coding sequence GTGGCCGACACCGCCGCATTCGACGTCCTCATCCTCGGCGGCGGAAGCGGCGGTTACGCCGCGGCTCTGCGCGCCAGCGGGCTGGGGCTGAACGTCGCCCTGATCGAGAAGGACAAGGTCGGCGGCACCTGCCTGCACAACGGCTGCATCCCGACCAAGGCGCTGCTGCACGCCGCCGAGGTGGCCGACCAGTCCCGCGAGAGCGAGCAGTTCGGGGTCAAGACCTCGTTCGAGGGCATCGACATGCCGGGCGTCAACGCCTACAAGGACGGCATCGTCGCGCGGCTGTACAAGGGCCTGCAGGGCCTGGTCAAGGCCAACAAGGTCACGCTCATCGAGGGCGAGGGCCAGCTGGTCGCGCCCAACGCCGTCGAGGTCGACGGCACCCGGTACGAGGGCCGCAACGTCATCCTGGCCACCGGCTCGCGCTCCCGCTCGCTGCCCGGTCTCGAGATCGACGGCACCCATGTCCTCAGCAGCACCGAGGCGCTCGCCCTCGACCGCGTGCCCTCGTCGGTGGTCGTGCTCGGCGGCGGCGTCATCGGCGTCGAGTTCGCCAGCGTGTGGCGTTCGTTCGGCGCCGAGGTCACCATCGTCGAGGCGCTCCCCCGGCTGGTCCCGGCCGAGGACGAGGCGTCGTCGAAGGTCGTCGAGCGCACGTTCCGCAAGCGCGGCATCGGCTTCAAGACCGGCGTCCGGTTCGCCGGCGTCGAGAAGCGCGACGGCGGCGTCACCGTGTCGCTCGAGAACGGCGAGACCATCGACGCCGAGGTGCTGCTGGTCGCCGTCGGACGCGGCCCGGTCACCGAGAACCTCGGCTACGAGGAGAACGGCATCACGCTCGACCGCGGCTTCGTCGTCACCGACGAGCGGCTGCGCACGTCGGTGCCGAACGTCTACGCCGTCGGCGACCTCGTCCCCGGCCTGCAGCTCGCCCACCGCGGCTTCGCGCACGGCATCTTCGTGGCCGAGCACATCGCCGGCCTCAACCCGGTCCCGGTCGACGACCTCGGCATCCCCAAGGTCACCTACTGCGACCCCGAGGTCGCCTCCGTCGGGCTCACCGAGGCGCAGGCCAAGGAGCGCCTGGGCGACGACAAGGTCCAGGCGTTCGAGTACAACCTCGCGGGCAACGGCAAGAGCCAGATCCTCAAGACTCAGGGCTTCGCCAAGGTCGTCCGCGAGAAGGACGGCCCCGTCATCGGCATCCACCTGGTGGGCGCGCGGGTCGGCGAGCTCATCGGCGAGGCCCAGCTCATCTACAACTGGGAGGCCATGCCCTACGAGGTCGCCCAGCAGATCCACCCGCACCCCACGCAGAGCGAGGCGCTGGGCGAGGCGCACATGGCGCTCGCCGGCAAGCCGTTGCACGTCCACGGCTGA
- the sucB gene encoding 2-oxoglutarate dehydrogenase, E2 component, dihydrolipoamide succinyltransferase, which yields MATSVTLPALGESVTEGTVTRWLKQPGDTVAVDEPLLEISTDKVDTEIPSPVAGTLLEIKVAEDETVEVGAELAVIGEAGESSGDGASGGQESAAAEAEAPAEEAPAQESAPAAEQAPAAPAAEAEAPAAEAPAAEPAPSGNGASGSGESTPITLPALGESVTEGTVTRWLKQPGDTVAVDEPLLEISTDKVDTEIPSPVAGTLLEIKVSEDETVEVGAVLALVGTSGGNGASAPSPAPAAPAQEAPAQEAPAQEAPAPAPAEQPVPQAAQTPGPQASTTTPSEEVQQAQRPVAPAQPTPAPAPSGNGATYVTPLVRKLAAEHNVDLGSVQGTGVGGRVRKQDVLAAAEAAKAAAAQPAPSAPAPAAQPAAAAESVEPSPLRGTTEKLTRMRKVIAKRVHESLQETAQLTTVIEIDITTLARLRDRQKADFAAREGVKLSFLPFFAKAAVEALKAHPKINASIDVEKGEVTYHDRENLVVAVDTEQGLLVPVVKDAGDLNIAGLARKIAEVAEKARTGKLTPDEITGGTFTLTNTGSRGALFDTPIFFQPQVAILGTGAVVKRPMVVDDPNLGETIAVRHMVYFALSYDHRLIDGADAARFLGTVKKRLEGGAFEADLGL from the coding sequence ATGGCAACCTCCGTCACCTTGCCCGCACTCGGCGAGAGCGTCACCGAGGGCACGGTCACGCGCTGGCTCAAGCAGCCGGGCGACACGGTCGCCGTCGACGAGCCATTGCTCGAGATCTCGACGGACAAGGTCGACACCGAGATCCCGTCGCCGGTCGCCGGCACGCTGCTCGAGATCAAGGTCGCCGAGGACGAGACCGTCGAGGTCGGCGCCGAGCTCGCGGTCATCGGCGAGGCGGGCGAGTCCAGCGGCGACGGCGCCAGCGGCGGCCAGGAGTCGGCTGCGGCCGAGGCCGAGGCGCCGGCGGAGGAGGCCCCGGCCCAGGAGTCCGCTCCGGCCGCTGAGCAGGCTCCGGCCGCGCCGGCCGCCGAGGCCGAGGCGCCCGCCGCCGAGGCGCCCGCCGCCGAGCCGGCTCCGTCGGGCAACGGTGCGAGCGGCTCGGGCGAGAGCACGCCCATCACGCTGCCGGCGCTGGGCGAGAGCGTCACCGAGGGCACCGTCACGCGCTGGCTCAAGCAGCCGGGCGACACCGTCGCGGTCGACGAGCCGCTCCTCGAGATCTCCACCGACAAGGTCGACACCGAGATCCCGTCGCCGGTCGCGGGCACCCTGCTCGAGATCAAGGTCTCCGAGGACGAGACCGTCGAGGTCGGCGCCGTGCTCGCGCTCGTGGGCACGTCGGGCGGCAACGGCGCCTCGGCTCCGTCGCCGGCTCCGGCTGCCCCCGCCCAGGAAGCTCCGGCCCAGGAGGCTCCCGCCCAGGAGGCGCCGGCTCCCGCGCCGGCCGAGCAGCCGGTTCCGCAGGCCGCACAGACCCCGGGCCCGCAGGCCTCCACCACCACGCCGTCCGAAGAGGTCCAGCAGGCGCAGCGCCCCGTCGCTCCGGCGCAGCCGACGCCCGCCCCGGCCCCGTCGGGCAACGGCGCCACCTACGTCACGCCGCTGGTCCGCAAGCTCGCCGCCGAGCACAACGTCGACCTCGGCTCCGTCCAGGGCACCGGCGTCGGCGGCCGGGTCCGCAAGCAGGACGTGCTCGCGGCGGCCGAGGCGGCCAAGGCGGCGGCCGCACAGCCGGCGCCGTCGGCCCCCGCCCCCGCGGCCCAGCCCGCCGCGGCGGCCGAGTCGGTCGAGCCGTCGCCGCTGCGTGGCACCACCGAGAAGCTGACCCGCATGCGCAAGGTCATCGCCAAGCGCGTGCACGAGTCGCTGCAGGAGACCGCGCAGCTCACCACCGTCATCGAGATCGACATCACGACGCTGGCCCGGCTGCGCGACCGGCAGAAGGCCGACTTCGCGGCACGCGAGGGCGTCAAGCTGTCGTTCCTGCCGTTCTTCGCGAAGGCCGCGGTCGAGGCGCTCAAGGCGCACCCGAAGATCAACGCGTCCATCGACGTCGAGAAGGGCGAGGTCACCTACCACGACCGCGAGAACCTCGTCGTCGCCGTCGACACCGAGCAGGGCCTGCTGGTCCCCGTCGTCAAGGACGCAGGCGACCTCAACATCGCCGGGCTGGCCCGCAAGATCGCCGAGGTGGCCGAGAAGGCGCGCACCGGCAAGCTCACGCCCGACGAGATCACCGGCGGCACGTTCACGCTGACCAACACCGGCAGCCGCGGCGCGCTGTTCGACACGCCGATCTTCTTCCAGCCGCAGGTCGCGATCCTGGGCACCGGCGCCGTCGTCAAGCGGCCCATGGTCGTCGACGACCCCAACCTGGGCGAGACCATCGCCGTTCGGCACATGGTGTACTTCGCGCTGAGCTACGACCACCGGCTCATCGACGGCGCCGACGCCGCGCGGTTCCTCGGCACGGTGAAGAAGCGGCTCGAGGGCGGCGCGTTCGAGGCCGACCTGGGCCTGTAA
- a CDS encoding TIGR01777 family oxidoreductase, with protein sequence MRVAVAGSSGFIGTALVAGLSAAGHEVVRLVRHRPAAANEAQWDPEQGVVPLARLAGVEAVVHLGGINVGSRRWTRRFKKQLHHSRIRSTTVLASALTGLATRPRVFVSASAMGFYGPDRGREVLDEESEPGDGFLARLCQDWEHAAAPARAADIAVCHPRFGLVIGPGGGALKPLLPLFRLGLGGHFGTGEQFWSPVSLHDVVRALRFMVEQHGCVGPYNVCCPAPVSNGEFSRVLADELHRPRLLPVPGIGLQVALGEASSELLGSLRILPTRLTEAGFAFDHPDTRAIIKAALPRN encoded by the coding sequence GTGCGGGTCGCCGTCGCGGGTTCCAGCGGGTTCATCGGCACGGCGCTGGTCGCCGGGCTGTCGGCGGCCGGGCACGAGGTCGTCCGGCTGGTCCGGCACCGCCCGGCGGCCGCGAACGAGGCCCAGTGGGACCCCGAGCAGGGCGTGGTCCCACTGGCGCGGCTGGCCGGCGTCGAGGCCGTGGTCCACCTGGGCGGCATCAACGTGGGCTCGCGGCGGTGGACGCGGCGGTTCAAGAAGCAGCTGCACCACAGCCGCATCCGGTCGACGACGGTGCTCGCGTCGGCCCTGACGGGGCTCGCGACCCGGCCCCGGGTCTTCGTGTCGGCGTCGGCGATGGGCTTCTACGGCCCCGACCGCGGGCGCGAGGTGCTGGACGAGGAGTCCGAGCCCGGCGACGGCTTCCTCGCCCGGCTGTGCCAGGACTGGGAGCACGCCGCCGCCCCCGCCCGGGCCGCCGACATCGCCGTCTGCCACCCCCGGTTCGGGCTGGTCATCGGACCCGGCGGGGGCGCGTTGAAGCCGCTGCTGCCGCTGTTCCGGCTCGGGCTGGGCGGGCACTTCGGGACCGGGGAGCAGTTCTGGAGCCCCGTCTCGCTGCACGACGTGGTGCGGGCGCTGCGGTTCATGGTCGAGCAGCACGGGTGCGTGGGCCCGTACAACGTCTGCTGCCCGGCTCCGGTGTCGAACGGCGAGTTCAGCCGCGTCCTGGCCGACGAGCTGCACCGCCCGCGGCTGCTGCCCGTGCCGGGGATCGGCCTACAGGTGGCGCTGGGCGAGGCGTCGTCGGAGCTGCTGGGCAGCCTGCGGATCCTCCCCACGCGGCTGACCGAAGCCGGGTTCGCGTTCGACCACCCCGACACGCGCGCGATCATCAAAGCCGCCCTCCCCCGGAATTGA
- a CDS encoding protein kinase domain-containing protein, whose amino-acid sequence MQGLETPAGYTITRRLGSDASAMFLAREDATGASVTLRFVGQPDRQVRDRLRLSAAALRSIDHPHVIEFLDIVDGPGGVVVVLGAAEGGSLAGIIGARGVLPAGEVVTACAPVAEGLTEVHRRGLVHGDLTLDDIVFSLDGRPMVAGIGLVQAGVPLRVGQRARPVPPEVQAGTPPGPPADVYGLVTAAVVALTGYLPSARLSLPAVPPATQALLASALDPVPNRRPPVSSIGNVFFAVADPAPVELVLEEGHATTGTLRPVLDAPAMGADDDVAAFMRRSTATGRRARRRAESGDQREVPEVGTPGAIGGLVAPAGAPGAAGPGVAGAVPGGAGVSPTAPTGPISTPRRGRRGRGEESPAGPGGPAPAAAGPGGAGQGGPGPGGAGPGGPGGRGGAGGRGGRGGIDDGANVPVPDGVLAGERRRSRSPSEVLAAAPAAKESRRGGPPASDDHGGGGGTKRKDRLWVVSTLVALLVVAGVAIVGWRIFGDDTPTDGPGNGSSPDSTVASTDLCGGPQPAPTAPPPAVTDWTQEVQRLYSLRAQAFEESNPELLCQVHAPTNSILTDDAELLEEYADAGVHTEGLTFEVVNAELVSQEGGRATVTITQRIPDYTLVNEDGEVEQEIAGTEEQTWDADLVAVANPDGTTSWRFG is encoded by the coding sequence ATGCAGGGTCTCGAGACTCCCGCGGGTTACACCATCACCCGACGGCTCGGCTCCGACGCGTCGGCGATGTTTCTCGCGCGAGAGGACGCGACCGGTGCGTCCGTCACCCTGCGCTTCGTCGGCCAGCCCGACCGCCAGGTGCGCGACCGGCTCCGCCTCTCCGCGGCGGCGCTGCGCTCCATCGACCACCCGCACGTCATCGAGTTCCTCGACATCGTCGACGGCCCGGGCGGCGTGGTCGTCGTGCTGGGCGCGGCCGAGGGCGGCAGCCTGGCCGGCATCATCGGCGCGCGCGGCGTGCTGCCGGCCGGCGAGGTCGTGACGGCGTGCGCTCCGGTCGCCGAGGGCCTCACCGAGGTGCACCGCCGCGGGCTCGTCCATGGCGACCTCACGCTCGACGACATCGTCTTCAGCCTCGACGGGCGGCCCATGGTCGCCGGTATCGGGCTGGTCCAGGCCGGCGTCCCGCTGCGGGTCGGGCAGCGCGCCCGGCCGGTGCCGCCCGAGGTCCAGGCCGGCACGCCGCCCGGCCCGCCGGCCGACGTGTACGGGCTGGTCACGGCCGCCGTCGTCGCCCTGACGGGGTACCTGCCGTCCGCGCGGCTGTCGCTGCCCGCCGTCCCGCCGGCCACCCAGGCGCTGCTGGCCAGTGCGCTCGACCCGGTGCCCAACCGCCGTCCGCCCGTCAGCAGCATCGGCAACGTCTTCTTCGCCGTCGCCGACCCCGCCCCCGTCGAGCTCGTCCTCGAAGAGGGCCACGCGACGACGGGCACCCTGCGGCCGGTCCTCGACGCGCCGGCCATGGGCGCCGACGACGACGTGGCGGCCTTCATGCGCCGCTCCACCGCCACCGGCCGGCGCGCCCGCCGCCGGGCCGAGTCCGGCGACCAGCGCGAGGTCCCCGAGGTCGGCACGCCGGGCGCCATCGGCGGCCTGGTGGCGCCGGCGGGCGCCCCGGGTGCTGCCGGGCCCGGTGTCGCGGGCGCGGTGCCGGGTGGCGCCGGGGTGAGCCCGACGGCGCCCACCGGACCGATCAGCACCCCCCGCCGCGGCCGCCGCGGACGGGGCGAGGAGTCCCCGGCCGGCCCGGGCGGGCCCGCGCCCGCTGCCGCGGGACCGGGCGGCGCCGGGCAGGGTGGTCCTGGGCCTGGTGGCGCCGGACCGGGTGGTCCCGGCGGACGTGGCGGCGCCGGCGGGCGTGGTGGCCGCGGCGGCATCGACGACGGCGCGAACGTGCCGGTTCCCGACGGCGTGCTGGCGGGCGAGCGGCGCCGCAGCCGCAGCCCGAGCGAGGTCCTGGCCGCGGCTCCGGCGGCGAAGGAGTCGCGCCGCGGCGGGCCGCCCGCCTCCGACGACCACGGCGGCGGTGGTGGCACGAAGCGCAAGGACCGCCTGTGGGTGGTCAGCACGCTGGTCGCCTTGTTGGTGGTCGCGGGCGTGGCGATCGTCGGCTGGCGCATCTTCGGCGACGACACCCCGACGGACGGCCCCGGCAACGGGTCCAGCCCCGACTCCACCGTCGCGTCGACGGACCTCTGCGGCGGACCGCAGCCCGCGCCCACCGCGCCTCCGCCCGCCGTCACCGACTGGACGCAAGAGGTCCAGCGGCTGTACTCGCTGCGGGCGCAGGCGTTCGAGGAGAGCAACCCCGAGCTGCTGTGCCAGGTGCACGCCCCGACCAACTCCATCCTCACCGACGACGCCGAGCTGCTCGAGGAGTACGCCGACGCCGGCGTCCACACCGAGGGGCTCACGTTCGAGGTGGTCAACGCCGAGCTGGTCTCCCAGGAGGGCGGCCGGGCGACGGTCACCATCACCCAGCGCATCCCCGACTACACACTGGTCAACGAGGACGGCGAGGTCGAGCAGGAGATCGCCGGCACCGAGGAGCAGACCTGGGACGCCGACCTGGTCGCGGTCGCCAATCCCGATGGGACGACGTCCTGGCGGTTCGGCTAG
- a CDS encoding DedA family protein, translated as MDGVTPLAAPESPFGLPLWIGVAVMFGIVVARAQATYWLGRAAGTGIARSRWGDRVGRNRLARAERVVARYGPVAVTLSFLTIGVQTAVNAVAGATRMPFGRYLTAMLVGSALWAVIWTVGGLSVAWGAAELASAAPLTVAAVLLAALAVVAVVLGYRRRRARQALVHDQEAR; from the coding sequence ATGGACGGGGTCACGCCGCTCGCCGCCCCCGAGAGCCCGTTCGGACTGCCCCTCTGGATCGGCGTCGCGGTCATGTTCGGCATCGTGGTCGCGCGCGCCCAGGCGACCTACTGGCTGGGCCGCGCCGCCGGGACGGGGATCGCCCGGTCGCGCTGGGGCGACCGGGTCGGCCGCAACCGCCTGGCCCGCGCCGAACGCGTCGTCGCGCGGTACGGGCCGGTCGCCGTCACGCTGTCGTTCCTCACCATCGGCGTCCAGACCGCCGTCAACGCCGTCGCCGGCGCCACCCGCATGCCGTTCGGCCGCTACCTGACCGCCATGCTCGTCGGGTCCGCGCTCTGGGCGGTCATCTGGACCGTCGGCGGGCTGAGCGTGGCGTGGGGAGCGGCCGAGCTCGCCTCGGCGGCCCCGCTGACCGTGGCCGCCGTCCTGCTCGCGGCACTGGCCGTCGTCGCCGTCGTGCTCGGGTACCGTCGGCGGCGGGCACGCCAGGCGCTCGTCCACGACCAGGAGGCCCGATGA
- a CDS encoding peptidase E, whose translation MTRTPTVLATSGGFARDARDNLRPTGLAKLALRLTGADRPKLCFLPTASGDSVSYVQVTYAAFAGWSVDVSHLSLFPMPNVEDVREHVLAQDVLWVGGGSVAGLLAMWRLHGLDDVMREAWEAGVVLAGVSAGSICWHAGGPTDSFGPRLRAVADGLALLPYGNGVHYDSEEQRRPLLHRLVADGVLPTSYATDDGAGLQYRGTELVAVHSEREGARGYLVEAAGGEAKETVLDAAAV comes from the coding sequence ATGACCCGCACCCCCACCGTCCTCGCCACCAGCGGCGGGTTCGCCCGCGACGCCCGCGACAACCTGCGGCCGACGGGGCTCGCGAAGCTCGCGCTGCGGCTCACCGGCGCCGACCGGCCGAAGCTCTGCTTCCTGCCGACGGCGTCCGGCGACAGCGTGAGCTACGTGCAGGTCACCTACGCGGCGTTCGCGGGCTGGTCGGTCGACGTGTCGCACCTGAGCCTGTTCCCGATGCCGAACGTCGAGGACGTCCGGGAGCACGTGCTGGCGCAGGACGTGCTGTGGGTCGGCGGCGGCTCGGTCGCCGGGCTCCTGGCCATGTGGCGGCTGCACGGACTCGACGACGTCATGCGCGAGGCCTGGGAGGCCGGTGTCGTGCTGGCCGGAGTGTCCGCGGGGTCGATCTGCTGGCACGCGGGCGGGCCGACCGACTCGTTCGGACCGCGGCTGCGCGCCGTCGCCGACGGGCTCGCACTGCTGCCGTACGGCAACGGCGTGCACTACGACTCCGAGGAGCAGCGCCGCCCGCTCCTGCACCGGCTGGTCGCCGACGGCGTCCTGCCCACCTCGTACGCCACGGACGACGGCGCCGGCCTGCAGTATCGCGGGACGGAGCTGGTCGCCGTCCACTCCGAGCGCGAGGGCGCCCGCGGCTACCTCGTCGAGGCGGCCGGCGGCGAGGCCAAGGAGACGGTGCTCGACGCCGCCGCCGTCTGA
- a CDS encoding LLM class flavin-dependent oxidoreductase gives MTGSTPSAALANTLELARLADGLGFRRYWLAEHHNMPGIASSSPPILIGAVAAATSSIRVGSGGVMLPNHMPLVVAEQFGTLEALHPGRIDLGIGRAPGTDGLTAHALRGSSDPRLVEEFPQHLAQVRAFFSGDWPADHPYAAITATPGRGADVPVWLLGSSDYSAQAAAALGLPFSFAHHFSSANTVPALKLYRDRYEPSAAHPAPYAMVAVSVVLAESDERAEWLAAPMKLSMLRLRTGRPGPLPTPEEAAEHEFTPAELEMMAPFLGGQIAGGPDTVRRELESLLDRTAADELMVVTTVTPQAERLRSYELLASLLP, from the coding sequence GTGACGGGGTCGACCCCGTCGGCGGCCCTGGCGAACACGCTGGAGCTGGCCCGGCTCGCCGACGGCCTGGGCTTCCGGCGCTACTGGCTGGCCGAGCACCACAACATGCCGGGCATCGCCAGTTCGTCGCCGCCCATCCTCATCGGGGCGGTGGCCGCGGCGACGTCGTCGATCCGGGTCGGCTCGGGCGGGGTCATGCTGCCGAACCACATGCCGCTGGTGGTCGCCGAGCAGTTCGGCACGCTCGAGGCGCTGCACCCGGGCCGGATCGACCTCGGCATCGGCCGGGCGCCGGGGACGGACGGCCTGACGGCGCACGCACTGCGGGGGAGCAGCGACCCGCGCCTGGTCGAGGAGTTCCCGCAGCACCTGGCCCAGGTCCGGGCGTTCTTCTCCGGCGACTGGCCCGCCGACCATCCCTACGCGGCGATCACGGCGACGCCGGGGCGGGGCGCCGACGTGCCGGTGTGGCTGCTCGGGTCCAGCGACTACAGCGCCCAGGCCGCCGCCGCGCTGGGGCTGCCGTTCTCGTTCGCGCACCACTTCAGCTCGGCCAACACCGTTCCGGCGCTGAAGCTCTATCGCGACCGGTACGAGCCGTCGGCCGCCCATCCCGCGCCGTACGCGATGGTGGCGGTCAGCGTCGTGCTGGCCGAGTCCGACGAGCGGGCCGAGTGGCTGGCCGCGCCGATGAAGCTGTCGATGCTGCGGCTGCGGACGGGGAGGCCGGGGCCGCTGCCGACGCCCGAGGAGGCCGCGGAGCACGAGTTCACCCCGGCCGAGCTGGAGATGATGGCGCCGTTCCTGGGCGGGCAGATCGCGGGCGGGCCGGACACCGTCCGCCGCGAGCTGGAGTCGCTGCTGGACCGGACGGCGGCCGACGAGCTCATGGTCGTCACGACGGTGACCCCGCAGGCCGAGCGGCTGCGGTCGTACGAGCTGCTGGCCTCGCTGCTGCCCTGA
- the lipB gene encoding lipoyl(octanoyl) transferase LipB: MGELRIIRHEGYVPYQDAWDEQRRLHAARVAGDIEDTVVLLEHEAVYTAGKRTTPDERPLLDAGAPVIDVDRGGKITWHGPGQLTGYPILKLPEPYDVIGYVRRVEQLMLDVCHDFGVGAVRVDGRSGVWIQPGDGSPDRKLGAVGLRVAQGVTMHGFALNCDNDLGWYDRIIACGISDAGTTTLSKELGRRVTVAEVLPYVERHLDELLALQPQT, from the coding sequence GTGGGCGAGCTACGGATCATCCGGCACGAGGGCTACGTGCCGTACCAGGACGCGTGGGACGAGCAGCGGCGGCTGCACGCCGCGCGGGTCGCGGGCGACATCGAGGACACCGTCGTGCTGCTCGAGCACGAGGCTGTCTACACGGCGGGCAAGCGGACGACGCCCGACGAGCGGCCGCTGCTCGACGCCGGCGCGCCGGTCATCGACGTCGACCGCGGCGGCAAGATCACCTGGCACGGGCCGGGCCAGCTCACCGGCTACCCGATCCTCAAGCTGCCCGAGCCGTACGACGTCATCGGCTACGTCCGCCGCGTCGAGCAGCTCATGCTCGACGTCTGCCACGACTTCGGCGTCGGCGCCGTCCGGGTCGACGGCCGCAGCGGCGTCTGGATCCAGCCCGGCGACGGCAGCCCCGACCGCAAGCTGGGCGCCGTCGGGCTGCGGGTCGCCCAAGGCGTCACCATGCACGGCTTCGCGCTCAACTGCGACAACGACCTCGGCTGGTACGACCGCATCATCGCCTGCGGCATCAGCGACGCCGGCACCACCACGCTCTCGAAGGAGCTGGGCCGCCGGGTCACCGTCGCCGAGGTGCTCCCGTATGTCGAACGTCACCTCGACGAACTCCTCGCGCTGCAGCCGCAGACGTAA
- the lipA gene encoding lipoyl synthase, whose translation MTVAPEGRRLLRLEVRNAETPIEKKPSWIKTKATMGAEYRELQSLVKREGLHTVCQEAGCPNIFECWEDREATFLIGGDHCTRRCDFCLIDTGKPEDLDRDEPRRVAESVQAMGLRYATVTGVTRDDLPDEGAWLYAETIREIHKFNPNTGVEILTPDFSGRSELLQQVFDAQPQVFAHNVETVPRIFKRIRPAFRYERSLDVLSIARAAGMITKSNLILGMGETREEISQALVDLHGAGCDLITITQYLRPSVRHHPIERWVKPEEFVELQAEAEQIGFAGVMSGPLVRSSYRAGRLYRQAMEARAAH comes from the coding sequence GTGACTGTCGCACCGGAGGGACGTCGGCTGCTGCGCCTCGAGGTGCGCAACGCCGAGACACCCATCGAGAAGAAGCCTTCCTGGATCAAGACGAAGGCGACCATGGGCGCCGAATACCGCGAGCTGCAGTCGCTGGTGAAGCGCGAGGGCCTGCACACGGTCTGCCAGGAAGCCGGCTGTCCCAACATCTTCGAGTGCTGGGAGGACCGCGAGGCGACGTTCCTCATCGGCGGCGACCACTGCACCCGCCGCTGCGACTTCTGCCTCATCGACACCGGCAAGCCCGAGGACCTCGACCGCGACGAGCCGCGCCGCGTCGCCGAGTCCGTCCAGGCCATGGGCCTGCGCTACGCCACGGTCACCGGCGTCACCCGCGACGACCTCCCCGACGAAGGCGCCTGGCTGTACGCCGAGACCATCCGCGAGATCCACAAGTTCAACCCCAACACCGGCGTCGAGATCCTGACGCCCGACTTCTCCGGCCGCTCCGAGCTGCTGCAGCAGGTCTTCGACGCGCAGCCGCAGGTGTTCGCGCACAACGTCGAGACCGTGCCGCGCATCTTCAAGCGCATCCGCCCGGCGTTCCGGTACGAGCGGTCGCTCGACGTGCTGTCGATCGCGCGAGCGGCCGGCATGATCACCAAGTCGAACCTCATCCTCGGCATGGGCGAGACCCGCGAAGAGATCTCCCAGGCCCTCGTCGACCTCCACGGCGCCGGCTGCGACCTCATCACCATCACGCAGTACCTGCGCCCGTCCGTCCGGCACCACCCCATCGAGCGGTGGGTGAAGCCCGAAGAGTTCGTCGAGCTGCAGGCCGAGGCCGAGCAGATCGGCTTCGCGGGCGTCATGTCCGGGCCGCTGGTGCGCTCGTCCTACCGCGCCGGGCGGCTCTACCGGCAGGCCATGGAGGCCCGCGCCGCGCACTGA
- a CDS encoding DUF4191 domain-containing protein: MARNDDEGTEKTGRIAQIRQTYKMARRSDRWVGWILLGILLGVIALSVLVGIFVGPLWLWIIVGLPIALLAAAIVFGRRAERAAYGQIEGQPGAAAAALGTLRRGWDTTPMVGANRYQDVVHRAVGRPGIVLIGEGAVAGRVANLLAQEKKRHNRVAPDMPVIEIIVGREDGQVPLPRLTRHLNKLPKNIRPAEVTELRQRLRALGSTPIGIPKGPLPKGARIPRGTQLPGR; the protein is encoded by the coding sequence ATGGCACGCAATGACGACGAGGGAACCGAGAAGACCGGGCGCATCGCGCAGATCCGGCAGACCTACAAGATGGCCCGCCGGTCCGACCGCTGGGTCGGCTGGATCCTCCTCGGCATCCTGCTCGGCGTCATCGCGTTGTCGGTGCTCGTGGGCATCTTCGTGGGCCCGCTGTGGCTCTGGATCATCGTCGGCCTGCCCATCGCGCTGCTGGCCGCCGCCATCGTGTTCGGACGGCGCGCCGAGCGGGCCGCGTACGGTCAGATCGAAGGCCAGCCCGGCGCCGCCGCGGCCGCCCTGGGCACGCTGCGCCGCGGCTGGGACACCACGCCCATGGTCGGCGCCAACCGCTACCAGGACGTCGTCCACCGCGCCGTCGGCCGCCCCGGCATCGTGCTCATCGGCGAGGGCGCCGTCGCCGGCCGGGTCGCCAACCTGCTGGCGCAGGAGAAGAAGCGGCACAACCGCGTCGCCCCCGACATGCCGGTCATCGAGATCATCGTCGGCCGCGAGGACGGCCAGGTCCCGCTCCCCCGGCTCACCCGGCACCTCAACAAGCTGCCCAAGAACATCCGGCCGGCCGAGGTCACCGAGCTGCGCCAGCGGCTGCGGGCGCTCGGCAGCACGCCCATCGGCATCCCCAAGGGCCCGCTGCCCAAGGGCGCCCGGATCCCCCGCGGAACGCAGCTCCCCGGCCGCTGA